The sequence GCCGCGACGCCGGCCGCGAAGATGCTCCTGGCGGACCTGACTGCCTTCCAGCTCGCCGGGCTCCTCTACCTCGGCGGGGCGGTCGGCATCGCGCCACGGGTCCTCTGGCGTCGAGAGCGGCGCCCACCTCTCGACGGCATCACCCGCACCAGGCTCGGGGGCGCTGTCATCCTCGGGGGTGTCGTCGCGCCCGTCCTGCTCCTGTTCGGGCTCCGCGTGGCGCCCGCCGGGTCCGTCTCCCTGCTCCTCAATTTCGAGGTTGCCGCCACCGCCGTCATCGGGGTCCTGCTGTTCGGCGAGGCGCTGGGCGCGCCGGGGTGGCTCGGGGTTGGCGGCGTCATCGTCGCTGGCACCGTCCTTCCCTCGGGGAGCGGCTGGCCCGGTGTCGTCTCCGCCATGCTCGTCGGCGCCGCGTGCATCTGCTGGGGGTTCGACAACAACTTCACCGCACTCATTGACGGCATGAGCCCGAGCGAGACGACTCTCTGGAAGACCGCCATCGCGGGCATGACCAACCTGGTGATGGGCGCCGTGCTCGAACCGCTGCGGGCGCCGCTGCCGGCCATCGCAGCGGCCCTCGGCGTCGGCGCGCTCTCCTACGGGGCGAGCATCGCACTCTACATCTCCGCCGCGCACCAGGCGGGGACGATTCGCGCGCAGTCGGTCTTCGCGGCGGCGCCCTTCTTCGGCGCGGTCGTCTCGTGGGTCGCGCTCCGCGAGCCCGTCGAGTCGATGCAGCTCCTCGCTGGCGGGATCTTCGTCGCCGGCGTCGTCCTCCTGACGTTTGACCGCCACTCCCATGCGCACGCCCACGGGCCGCTCAGCCACGTGCACAGCCACCGCCACGACGATGGCCACCACGCGCACGCCCATCCCGACCTGCCTGCTTCGGCTCGGCACACGCACTGGCACGACCACGCTCCGACCGAGCACGCCCACCCGCACGTTGCCGATCTTCACCACCGGCACGGTCACGGCAGCCGGTAGCTGGGGCACTGTGAAACGGTCGAAGGACGGTGTCCCAATGGAAGGCCGCGGCCGGGGCTTGCGGGAGATACATCTGTTATGTAGTTGAGCTACAACTGATTGTGACCGAGCCCAGCCGCGATCCCAGGTGGCTGCTCCTGATCCACCAGATTCCGCCCAAGCCCGCGTACTTTCGGGTGAAGATCTGGAGACGGCTGCAAGCGGTGGGTGCGGTGGCGATCAAGAACTCCGTGTACGTCGTGCCGAAGACCGACGAGACGCAGGAGGACTTCGAGTGGCTCCTGCGCGAGATCGTCAAGGGCGGCGGCGATGCCTCGATCTGCGAAGCGCGCTTCGTCGAAGGCCTGGAGGACGACCGGGTGGAGGCGCTCTTCAACGCTGCCCGCGAGGCGGACTACCGGCAGATC comes from Deltaproteobacteria bacterium and encodes:
- a CDS encoding DMT family transporter, producing MTVSPRGWRTGLGLPGSPRGTRQRQVSGFPLALASAVLFGAATPAAKMLLADLTAFQLAGLLYLGGAVGIAPRVLWRRERRPPLDGITRTRLGGAVILGGVVAPVLLLFGLRVAPAGSVSLLLNFEVAATAVIGVLLFGEALGAPGWLGVGGVIVAGTVLPSGSGWPGVVSAMLVGAACICWGFDNNFTALIDGMSPSETTLWKTAIAGMTNLVMGAVLEPLRAPLPAIAAALGVGALSYGASIALYISAAHQAGTIRAQSVFAAAPFFGAVVSWVALREPVESMQLLAGGIFVAGVVLLTFDRHSHAHAHGPLSHVHSHRHDDGHHAHAHPDLPASARHTHWHDHAPTEHAHPHVADLHHRHGHGSR